From the Hevea brasiliensis isolate MT/VB/25A 57/8 chromosome 15, ASM3005281v1, whole genome shotgun sequence genome, one window contains:
- the LOC131173813 gene encoding uncharacterized protein LOC131173813, whose product MASGEASKKSRKWKREVSQKVREMKRAELLQTPRHDPGEMQGGSSQPSGQPIPDIEVVRSPPRQEEPPPPPPVASSAEGGPSQLPVRTLSRGAQILIHSLEKNRTVRENPGFAKVLGSSICLREDRDRLTPNSLDDILTQTMSLSVESLVNQHIIREKAHRLRQDVEKVGQEAASLRSQLSSAQNYISEIEGRMKFYEDKLAEQAHVLEEVRVLRAAEVARLTEELKAKEEEAVTREAGAYVNAHGDLLAELRKRYPEEDFSWMVDLAPQDEEDSEEEAEGDRGGDQNVEQAGGDPPAE is encoded by the coding sequence atggcaagcggcgaggcttcTAAGAAGAGCCGGAAGtggaaaagagaggtctcccagaaagtgcgggagatgaagcgggctgagctgcttcagacgcccaggcatgatcctggggaaatgcaaggaggctcgtctcaaccctcgggacagccgatccccgacatagaagtggtccggtctcctcctcgtcaagaagagccgccaccacctcctccggttgcttcaagcgcggaagggggtccttcccaactacctgtgaggaccctttcccgaggCGCCCAgatcctgatccactcgctggagaagaaccgcacggttcgagagaacccgggttttgctaaggtcttggggtcctccatctgccttcgggaggatcgggataggctaaccccgaacagcctcgacgatatcctgacacaaactatgagcctgagcgtggagagtctggtgaaccaacatattatccgggagaaggctcaccgcttgaggcaggatgtcgagaaggtgggtcaggaagctgcttccctccgatctcaactttcgtccgcccaaaactacatatctgaaattgaggggcggatgaaattctacgaggataagctggccgagcaggctcatgttcttgaagaggttcgggtgctccgagctgctgaagtcgctcgcctcactgaggagcttaaagcaaaagaagaagaggcagtgacaagggaggccggtgcttatgtgaacgctcatggggatctcttggccgagctcaggaagcgttatcccgaggaggacttctcctggatggtggatctggctccccaggacgaggaggatagcgaggaggaggccgaaggtgatagagggggtgaccaaaatgtagaacaggctgggggtgatcctccagccgaatga
- the LOC110673924 gene encoding 60S ribosomal protein L22-2 has product MSRGGAAGAGGAKGKKKGATFTIDCLKPVEDKIMDIASLEKFLQERIKVGGKAGALGDSVTVTREKSKITVTSDSNFSKRYLKYLTKKYLKKHNVRDWLRVIASNKDRNVYELRYFNIAENEGEDEE; this is encoded by the exons ATGAGCAGAGGTGGAGCAGCTGGGGCCGGTGGAGCCAAGGGGAAGAAGAAAGGAGCAACGTTCACGATTGATTGCTTGAAGCCGGTCGAAGATAAGATCATGGACATTGCCTCTCTCGAAAAGTTTCTTCAGGAACGCATCAAAGTCGGTGGCAAGGCCGGAGCTCTTGGTGATTCCGTTACCGTCACCCGTGAAAAGTCCAAGATCACCGTCACCTCCGACTCCAACTTCTCCAAACG ATATCTGAAGTACTTGACAAAAAAGTACTTGAAGAAGCACAATGTGAGGGATTGGCTTCGGGTCATTGCTTCCAACAAGGATCGTAATGTTTATGAACTGAGATACTTTAACATTGCTGAGAATGAAGGTGAGGATGAAGAATAG